The Bombus pyrosoma isolate SC7728 linkage group LG3, ASM1482585v1, whole genome shotgun sequence genome has a segment encoding these proteins:
- the LOC122577964 gene encoding protein obstructor-E, which translates to MKTEVLCLLICLGVVTALTRKQEALEQNRRKVALPALQKKQQPTEDEEEYEEDEEELSDQCPEPNGYFPDAEQCDKYYDCRDGKVIEKLCPDGLVFNDFSPQHEKCDLPFGIDCTKRPKLQKPQPSPHCPRMHGYFAHEDPRICNTFYYCVEGKYNMITCPEGLVFSEKTGICNWPDEAQKKGCGSRELFNFTCPKVDESVAATHPRYPDTEDCQYFYVCVNGEIPRRSGCKLGQAFDERTGKCDWARKIPECKDWYKGQLTDEELDALENPPPKPKPSGGHSRRKGAKPPT; encoded by the exons ATGAAGACGGAGGTGTTGTGTCTCCTAATTTGTCTCG GTGTTGTCACCGCTTTAACGAGGAAGCAAGAGGCACTCGAGCAGAATCGTAGGAAAGTGGCTTTGCCAGCGTTGCAGAAGAAACAGCAACCTACGGAAGACGAGGAAGAGTACGAGGAGGACGAAGAAGAACTTTCGGATCAATGTCCCGAACCTAACGGTTATTTTCCTGATGCGGAACAATGCGACAAATATTACGACTGCCGGGATGGCAAAGTCATCGAGAAACTATGTCCCGATGGTCTTGTGTTCAACGACTTTAGCCCTCAACACGAAAAATGCGACCTGCCATTCGGAATCGATTGCACCAAGAGGCCAAAATTAC AGAAACCACAACCCTCTCCACATTGCCCAAGAATGCACGGCTATTTCGCTCACGAAGATCCTAGAATATGCAATACGTTCTACTACTGTGTGGAAGGAAAGTATAATATGATCACGTGTCCAGAGGGTCTGGTCTTCTCCGAGAAAACGGGTATTTGCAATTGGCCCGACGAGGCGCAGAAAAAAGGCTGCGGTTCCAgggaattatttaatttcacgtgCCCAAAAGTAGACGAGTCTGTTGCCGCTACGCACCCTCGATATCCTGACACGGAGGATTGTCAATATTTTTACGTGTGCGTGAATGGAGAGATACCTAGGAGGAGCGGTTGTAAATTGGGTCAAGCTTTCGACGAACGCACTGGAAAATGTGATTGGGCGAGGAAAATACCCGAATG CAAAGACTGGTACAAAGGTCAATTGACCGACGAGGAATTGGACGCTTTGGAAAATCCACCACCGAAACCAAAACCTTCTGGTGGACATAGCAGGAGAAAAGGCGCCAAACCACCGACGTAG
- the LOC122577956 gene encoding sodium/potassium-transporting ATPase subunit alpha-like: MAIRKLAFSAWRLPSFPICTASAFVHQRHQHLLFVDTEIFCRRRRQRTVTNLESLRRDIETDVHLRATEDLLQSLGTNTTHGLSTTVACDLLDKTGPNELTPPRKISNALKFLRLCFGGFSLLIWIGAVLCFCNYLLEYGTYGEASKEHLGLGIVLVGLILVTAMFSHYQESKSSRIIESFQQMLPQKTKVLRDGEKKVLPVAELVVGDIVLLETGDRVPADIRILECQGLKIDNASITGESIPLLRTANVHPTNNLMEAKNMVFFSTDIVEGSGKGVVVARGDNTVMGRVAKLTSKLASRPTPLSRELHRFMKIISCWAIFLGILFFTLSTAMGYTWINSIAFLIGIIVANVPEGLAATMTVSLTLTANRMASKNCLVKHLEAIETLGCTAVICSDKTGTLTQNKMTVRHMWYNGELQEVMASDTWRKYIKNTGFHNLARVASLCNRAEWEPLSKNMPAPPLRERKILGDASDAALLKCMEVLVKGGAEAYRRTCVKVSEIPFNSTDKFQANVYMCGKKYVVFLKGAPERVLERCSTVAFDNETRKLNDEIKKAYTESCYILANNGERVLGFADLDLPVSSFPSNYVFREDPPNFPLQNLRLIGLISMMDPPRPAVPDAVYKCRCAGIKVIMVTGDHPDTARAIAKYVGIITDDFLHNDHNEKKHSIVVTGVELRDLDSEELDRIIRQYPEIVFARTSPVQKLQIVESCQRLHLITAVTGDGVNDTPALKKADIGIAMGIAGSDVSKEVADLILLNDDFASIVAGIEEGRRVFDNLKSSIAYTLASNIPEITPFLAFIVLGIPLPVGVICILCIDLGTDMWPAVSLAYEKSESNIILRKPRIPLKDHLVSHRLLFLSYGQIGIIEACAGFVTYFVVMAEHGFLPYRLLDLRSSWDSIVVNDLQDCYGQEWTYEQRKILEYTCHTAFFVSIVIVQIADVMICKTRRVSLFHQGMDNWVLNFGIVFEITVACVVCYVPYMKEILRTYPLIFEWWLPGVPYAVIILVYDELRKLWIRRNPAGWWDRETCY; encoded by the exons ATGGCGATCCGAAAACTCGCTTTCTCTGCGTGGCGTCTTCCGAGTTTTCCGATTTGTACAGCTTCGGCCTTTGTACATCAGCGCCACCAACATCTTCTCTTCGTCGACACTGAAATATTCTGTAG ACGAAGACGACAACGTACTGTTACCAATCTTGAATCTCTACGTCGTGATATCGAAACAGACGTTCACCTTCGAGCAACGGAAGATTTATTGCAAAGTCTAGGGACAAATACGACGCATGGCCTATCCACAACCGTTGCATGCGATCTTTTAGACAAGACTGGTCCAAATGAACTCACGCCTCCAAGAAAGATTTCTAATGCATTAAAATTCTTACGTTTATGTTTCGGAGGATTTTCTTTATTGATATGG aTAGGTGCTGTATTATGTTTTTGCAATTATCTTCTGGAGTATGGCACTTACGGCGAAGCTTCTAAGGAACATTTGGGGCTTGGCATCGTGCTCGTTGGCTTAATCTTAGTTACGGCGATGTTCAGCCATTATCAGGAGTCGAAGAGTTCTCGAATTATAGAGTCGTTCCAGCAGATGCTGCCGCAAAAGACGAAGGTGCTGAGGGACGGCGAAAAAAAGGTATTGCCCGTAGCCGAATTAGTTGTCGGGGACATTGTCCTTTTGGAAACCGGTGACCGAGTACCCGCTGACATTAGGATCCTGGAATGTCAAG GTCTTAAGATCGACAATGCTTCGATTACCGGAGAATCTATCCCGCTTTTAAGAACAGCCAATGTTCATCCAACGAATAATCTGATGGAGGCAAAGAATATGGTTTTCTTCTCAACTGATATAGTGGAAG GCAGCGGAAAAGGAGTCGTGGTTGCTCGCGGTGACAATACCGTGATGGGTAGAGTTGCTAAACTAACTTCGAAATTGGCATCAAGACCCACGCCCCTTTCACGCGAACTTCAtcgatttatgaaaataatatcgtgCTGGGCTATATTCCTCGGAATTCTGTTCTTTACCTTGTCCACGGCAATGGGCTATACTTGGATCAATTCGATAGCGTTTCTAATCGGTATAATAGTTGCGAACGTGCCGGAGGGATTGGCAGCCACTATGACCGTTAGCCTCACTTTAACAGCGAACAGAATGGCAAGCAAAAATTGCCTGGTGAAGCATCTCGAAGCTATCGAGACATTAGGATGCACCGCTGTTATTTGCAGTGACAAAACGGGAACGCTCACTCAAAATAAAATGACC GTCCGACACATGTGGTACAACGGTGAATTGCAAGAGGTAATGGCTTCTGACACGtggagaaaatatattaaaaacacagGATTTCATAACTTAGCCAGGGTGGCTAGTCTTTGTAATCGGGCTGAATGGGAGCctttatctaaaaatatgcCCGCACCGCCGTtgagagaaaggaaaattttgGGGGATGCTTCTGACGCTGCCTTATTAAAATGTATGGAAGTTCTCGTGAAAGGAGGCGCAGAAGCATATAGAAGAACTTGCGTAAAG GTGTCCGAAATACCGTTTAATTCGACGGATAAATTTCAAGCCAACGTTTATATGTGTGGGAAGAAATACGTTGTTTTTTTAAAGGGTGCACCAGAAAGAGTTCTAGAGCGATGCTCGACCGTAGCGTTCGATAACGAAACAAGGAAACTGAATGATGAAATCAAAAAAGCTTATACGGAATCTTGTTATATTCTAGCAAATAATGGTGAACGTGTACTTGGTTTTGCTGATCTCGATCTGCCTGTATCTTCTTTCCCATCGAATTACGTCTTCAGAGAGGATCCTCCGAATTTTCCTCTTCAAAACTTGAGACTA ATCGGGTTAATATCAATGATGGATCCGCCGAGGCCAGCAGTGCCAGACGCAGTGTACAAATGTCGTTGCGCCGGAATCAAGGTGATCATGGTAACTGGCGATCACCCTGATACAGCGAGAGCAATCGCTAAGTATGTCGGCATCATCACCGATGATTTTTTGCACAACGATCAcaatgaaaagaaacattcgATCGTGGTGACGGGAGTGGAGTTGCGAGACTTAGACTCGGAAGAACTCGACCGTATCATAAGACAATACCCTGAGATTGTTTTCGCTAGAACATCTCCCGTGCAAAAGCTTCAGATCGTAGAGAGCTGTCAACGACTTCATCTGATCACCGCTGTTACCGGTGATGGAGTCAATGACACACCGGCATTGAAAAAGGCCGATATCGGCATCGCTATGGGCATTGCTG GGTCGGACGTGAGTAAAGAAGTTGCAGACTTGATTCTATTAAACGACGATTTTGCCTCTATAGTTGCCGGGATCGAAGAAGGACGAAGAGTATTCGACAACTTGAAATCGAGTATCGCGTATACTCTAGCTAGTAACATTCCAGAGATAACACCCTTTTTGGCATTCATTGTACTTGGCATTCCTTTGCCTGTAGGCGTGATTTGTATATTGTGCATAGATCTTGGCACGGACATGTGGCCAGCCGTTTCATTGGCTTACGAGAAATCTGAATCCAACATTATCCTTAG GAAACCCAGAATTCCACTGAAAGATCATCTCGTCAGTCATCGGTTACTTTTCCTGTCTTACGGACAGATCGGCATAATCGAAGCTTGTGCTGGTTTCGTCACATATTTCGTAGTTATGGCGGAACATGGTTTTCTACCTTATAGATTACTGGATTTACGATCGTCGTGGGACAGTATCGTCGTAAACGACTTGCAAGATTGTTACGGTCAAGAATGGACGTACGAGCAGCGCAAGATACTCGAATATACTTGCCATACCGCTTTCTTTGTCAGTATAGTGATTGTTCAAATTGCTGACGTGATGATCTGCAAAACTCGTcgtgtctctctctttcatcAAGGCATGGACAATTGGGTACTTAATTTTGGGATTGTTTTCGAGATAACGGTAGCCTGCGTCGTTTGTTATGTCCCttatatgaaagaaattctCAGAACTTATCCATTGATCTTTGAGTGGTGGCTACCAGGTGTACCGTATGCGGTGATTATTCTGGTTTACGACGAACTTAGAAAGCTTTGGATCAGAAGAAATCCTGCAGGATGGTGGGATCGCGAAACCTGTTATTAA